A genomic window from Daphnia magna isolate NIES linkage group LG9, ASM2063170v1.1, whole genome shotgun sequence includes:
- the LOC123475706 gene encoding uncharacterized protein LOC123475706, with translation MADVAASPFVVTSPSLSLDNEINVLLKNDYVEQETDIEEPTEMEEQYSTSIFLSDSFNEEKPLTFKRLLQHFAAYTQQKKSSITYLMQLLIRHRPTPLYDMLPSTGKQLMYIDGSDVPSFTFPSSASSTIVVNESVSSLDSQSITLMPSNGSQNETTAQSDLDNDCHPPFTNFRNATWSTVLPTTPSCKRKRVQPKSLPKAISLENGGKYMHFGLEAALAGKSPGQVLQHACLVQHAQLYNRSPTFVPASIRKEVSKAPNACVRLAINPPIEDLFDKRIATGRGRRILRGEIEREAYEQSALPHYFVVINIDGVIAFTNSEQAEIIPILGLVYSVKRSAFCNGSAIALETPYPFVIGFFHGKEKPDVDKFLEPLLFELSRLSPINVDPIEIRGREFTASLRCVIADTPMRTYLKKIKGHSGYWSCERCIQKGERRLTEGKNMFTGNFVELNAPLRLDEDFLSYCVDDDCVDDHVASVHDVSPFYDFGFPMVSLFVIDPMHTLTAGAFGRRLIGIASVKSEGKLKSSHLAEVDNRIRLFKACKYQNLIDI, from the exons ATGGCTGATGTAGCTGCCTCACCGTTTGTCGTCACCTCACCGTCACTGTCCTTAGACAACGAAATTAATG TTCTTTTGAAAAACGACTACGTAGAACAAGAGACTGACATAGAAGAGCCCACTGAGATGGAAGAACAATATTCTACGTCAATTTTTCTTAGCGATTCTTTCAATGAGGAAAAGCCATTAACCTTCAAGCGTCTTCTGCAGCACTTTGCAGCGTATACACAACAGAAGAAAAGCAGCATCACCTACCTTATGCAACTGCTCATTCGGCATAGACCGACGCCGCTATATGATATGTTACCAAGCACGGGCAAACAGCTTATGTACATTGATGGTTCAGATGTGCCATCATTTACCTTTCCTTCGTCCGCTTCTTCTACTATTGTAGTCAACGAGTCAGTGTCGTCGCTGGATAGCCAAAGTATTACTTTGATGCCATCAAATGGATCTCAAAACGAAACCACCGCACAGTCAGATTTAGATAATGATTGCCACCCACCTTTTACGAATTTCCGGAATGCTACATGGTCAACAGTCCTTCCTACCACGCCGTCAtgtaaaagaaagagagtACAACCAAAGTCATTGCCTAAAGCTATTTCTCTCGAGAATGGTGGCAAATATATGCATTTTGGACTTGAAGCTGCTTTGGCCGGAAAATCTCCGGGCCAGGTTTTACAACATGCATGTCTCGTACAACATGCCCAGCTGTACAACAGATCACCTACTTTTGTTCCTGCTTCTATTCGCAAAGAGGTATCTAAAGCGCCTAATGCATGTGTACGTTTAGCCATTAATCCACCA ATTGAGGACCTATTTGACAAAAGGATAGCAACCGGAAGAGGTCGTAGAATCCTGCGAGGCGAAATTGAGAGGGAAGCATACGAGCAATCTGCACTTCCTCATTACTTTGTTGTCATCAACATTGATGGAGTAATAGCATTCACCAACTCCGAGCAAGCAGAAATCATTCCGATTCTTGGGTTAGTCTACTCCGTTAAACGTTCCGCTTTTTGTAATGGAAGTGCGATTGCACTTGAGACTCCCTATCCTTTTGTTATCGGTTTCTTTCACGGTAAAGAAAAACCAGATGTTGACAAGTTCTTAGAGCCATTACTATTTGAGCTTAGTCGGCTCTCTCCCATCAACGTCGATCCCATTGAAATAAGGGGAAGAGAATTCACTGCTTCTTTGCGTTGTGTGATAGCTGATACACCGATGCGCACGtacctaaaaaaaattaaaggtcACAGTGGGTATTGGAGTTGTGAAAGATGTATTCAGAAAGGAGAGAGAAGATTAACAGAAGGAAAGAATATGTTTACTGGTAACTTTGTAGAGCTGAACGCCCCACTAAGACTAGATGAAGACTTTTTATCCTACTGTGTCGATGATGATTGTGTAGATGATCACGTTGCCAGTGTACATGATGTAAGCCCTTTCTATGATTTTGGTTTTCCCATGGTTTCCTTGTTTGTAATCGACCCCATGCACACATTGACTGCGGGGGCATTTGGAAGACGTCTTATAGGTATAGCATCCGTAAAAAGTGAGGGCAAACTGAAATCGAGTCATCTTGCAGAAGTAGACAACAGAATCCGATTGTTTAAGGCTTGTAAATATCAGAATTTGATCGATATTTGA